A window of Costertonia aggregata contains these coding sequences:
- a CDS encoding UvrD-helicase domain-containing protein, with protein MQKAPYKIYNASAGSGKTYTLTKTYLKIVLSARSRTSFRHILAITFTNKAVNEMKNRILESLFQFGKVEQVENAPIMFKDILVELAIDAETLKKRSRSALKYILHNYAFFDVSTIDKFTHRLIRTFAKDLKLPQNFEVVLDTDLLLDEAISKLLYRVGKDKKLTQVLLDFALEKIDDDKSWDITFDLTKIGKLLFDENHVLHLKSIANKSIDDFLVLKKELQKKIQSAEKAIIANAKETQYIFNENGLEQTDFKSGWFPKFISKISQGDLAIDFAAGWKKNFATDPLYSKACPEPTKVILDNLHPTFNELFQNIRSLTNKRNLLKNTYQNIVPLTVLNAIQHEIKTLELEQDLLPISSFNKLIANEIKHQPAPFIYERLGEKYRHYFIDEFQDTSEMQWNNLIPLIGNALESLDEQGQKGSLVLVGDAKQAIYRWRGGKAEQFLGLCENLTNPFTVEPNIETLSSNYRSHQEIIHFNNDFFSKNSSFLNNGIYSSLFFNGNKQKPNTKKGGCVTLYFIDPDDEKSEDELYCEQVLETIKEVTFNKHALRDVCVLTRKKKHGVVLADFLMQHQIPIISSETLLLKSNAKVKFLVDMLRYCTDPSDLETSYRILSFLAPEGSEKHTFITKHLQSLNEFLTNEHDFSIDFLKQVSVYDGFESIIKCFDLIQDSDAYLTYMLDTVLEVEQKEGGNQQAFLQYWEKKKDTLSITVPENIDAVQIMTVHKSKGLEFPIVLFPYADTYIYEEIDPKIWVPVNPDDFNGFGEVLLSKKKEVVDYNEASSDLFQNEQHKLELDAFNLLYVALTRAVKGLYVISKKNITAKGEYKPNYYSGLFIHYLKELGQWDATKSKYTFGELEPNHQKGSTVQNTQKIPFQYTHKNRPSFRILTKSGILWDTEREEAIGQGNLLHHIMEMIETEEDIQSVFTSITQKGKLASDEKEALHSKVRKIIAHPKLNQFYTIGNIVKNEKDIITKNGLILRPDRIVIKNGTATLIDYKTGKRSSKYHEQLYTYADALLDMGYPVENKIIVYVNDEIVPEFI; from the coding sequence GTGCAAAAGGCACCTTATAAAATATATAATGCATCTGCCGGTTCTGGAAAGACCTACACCCTTACCAAGACTTACCTCAAAATTGTATTGTCTGCCAGATCAAGAACCAGTTTTAGACATATTTTGGCCATTACGTTTACCAATAAGGCGGTAAACGAAATGAAAAACAGAATCTTGGAAAGTCTTTTCCAGTTTGGGAAAGTAGAACAGGTGGAAAATGCACCTATCATGTTCAAAGACATATTGGTAGAGCTTGCCATTGATGCCGAAACCCTTAAAAAACGCTCCCGGTCGGCGTTGAAATACATTTTGCACAATTATGCTTTTTTTGATGTATCAACCATAGATAAATTTACACATAGATTGATCCGTACTTTTGCAAAGGACTTAAAACTACCCCAAAACTTTGAGGTAGTTCTGGACACCGATCTTTTGTTGGACGAGGCTATTTCAAAGCTTCTTTACAGGGTGGGCAAAGACAAAAAGCTGACCCAAGTCTTATTGGATTTTGCATTGGAAAAAATTGATGATGACAAGAGTTGGGACATAACTTTTGACCTTACCAAGATTGGTAAACTTTTATTTGACGAAAATCACGTTCTGCATCTAAAAAGCATAGCAAATAAAAGCATTGATGATTTTTTGGTACTGAAAAAAGAACTCCAAAAAAAAATACAATCTGCCGAAAAAGCCATTATCGCCAATGCAAAGGAAACCCAATATATTTTTAATGAAAATGGATTGGAGCAAACCGATTTTAAATCGGGCTGGTTCCCAAAATTCATCTCCAAAATAAGCCAAGGGGACTTGGCGATAGACTTTGCCGCTGGATGGAAAAAGAACTTTGCGACAGACCCACTGTATTCTAAAGCCTGTCCAGAGCCTACAAAAGTTATTTTAGACAATTTACATCCTACTTTCAATGAGCTGTTTCAGAATATAAGGTCACTGACCAATAAGCGTAATTTGCTTAAAAACACCTATCAAAATATAGTGCCTTTGACGGTGCTCAACGCCATTCAGCATGAGATAAAAACCTTGGAGCTTGAGCAAGACCTTTTACCCATATCGTCTTTCAACAAATTAATTGCCAACGAGATAAAACACCAACCGGCACCATTTATCTATGAACGTTTGGGCGAAAAATACCGGCATTATTTTATTGATGAGTTTCAAGATACCTCCGAAATGCAATGGAACAACCTGATTCCACTTATTGGCAATGCCCTGGAAAGCTTGGACGAGCAAGGTCAAAAAGGTTCTCTGGTTTTGGTAGGGGATGCCAAACAGGCGATTTACAGATGGCGGGGTGGCAAGGCAGAACAATTTTTAGGCCTTTGCGAAAATCTGACGAACCCCTTTACGGTAGAACCAAATATAGAAACGTTGTCGAGCAATTATAGGAGCCACCAAGAAATCATACATTTTAACAATGACTTTTTTTCAAAAAACAGCTCATTTTTAAACAATGGGATATACAGCTCACTCTTCTTCAATGGTAACAAACAAAAGCCCAACACCAAAAAAGGCGGGTGCGTAACACTTTACTTCATCGATCCGGATGATGAAAAAAGTGAGGACGAGCTGTATTGCGAACAAGTTTTGGAAACCATAAAAGAAGTAACCTTTAATAAACATGCCCTACGGGATGTTTGCGTTCTTACCCGAAAAAAGAAACATGGCGTCGTTCTCGCTGATTTTCTTATGCAGCATCAAATACCCATCATTTCTTCGGAAACACTTTTGTTGAAAAGTAATGCCAAAGTGAAATTTCTTGTTGACATGCTTCGGTATTGTACAGACCCATCGGACTTGGAAACCAGCTATCGCATTTTATCCTTTCTTGCCCCAGAAGGTAGTGAGAAGCATACGTTTATCACAAAGCATCTGCAAAGCCTAAACGAATTCTTAACGAATGAACATGATTTCTCCATCGATTTTCTTAAACAAGTATCGGTCTACGACGGTTTTGAAAGTATTATAAAGTGTTTTGACCTCATCCAAGATTCGGATGCCTATTTGACCTACATGTTGGACACCGTTTTGGAAGTTGAACAAAAAGAAGGTGGCAATCAACAGGCTTTCCTGCAATATTGGGAAAAGAAAAAAGATACATTAAGCATTACGGTGCCCGAGAATATAGATGCGGTACAGATAATGACCGTACACAAATCCAAAGGACTTGAATTTCCTATCGTACTTTTCCCGTATGCCGACACTTACATATACGAAGAAATTGACCCAAAAATATGGGTTCCTGTAAATCCAGATGATTTCAATGGCTTTGGGGAAGTGCTGCTCAGCAAGAAAAAAGAAGTTGTGGATTACAATGAAGCTTCATCCGATCTATTTCAAAATGAGCAGCATAAATTAGAGCTGGACGCTTTTAACCTATTGTATGTGGCGTTGACCAGGGCCGTAAAAGGATTGTATGTTATTTCAAAAAAAAACATTACCGCTAAAGGCGAGTACAAACCAAACTATTATTCGGGCCTCTTTATCCATTATTTAAAAGAGTTGGGGCAATGGGATGCGACAAAATCAAAATATACTTTTGGAGAACTGGAACCAAATCATCAGAAAGGCAGTACCGTTCAAAACACTCAAAAAATACCTTTTCAATACACGCATAAAAATCGCCCCAGCTTCAGAATACTCACAAAATCAGGAATACTCTGGGATACCGAACGAGAAGAAGCCATAGGACAGGGCAATCTTTTGCACCATATTATGGAAATGATAGAAACGGAAGAAGATATTCAATCTGTCTTTACATCAATTACACAAAAGGGAAAGCTTGCCTCGGATGAAAAAGAAGCATTGCACTCCAAAGTCCGAAAAATCATTGCACACCCAAAGTTGAACCAATTTTATACGATTGGTAACATTGTGAAGAACGAAAAGGATATAATTACCAAAAACGGCTTAATTTTACGCCCGGATAGAATCGTCATTAAAAACGGTACGGCCACCTTGATAGATTACAAGACAGGTAAAAGAAGTTCCAAATACCATGAACAGTTGTATACTTATGCCGATGCCCTTTTAGATATGGGTTACCCGGTCGAAAATAAAATAATTGTTTATGTTAATGACGAAATAGTTCCAGAATTCATATAA
- a CDS encoding superoxide dismutase, producing MAFELPKLPYAYDALEPHIDARTMEIHHTKHHNGYTTKLNSAIEGTDLANKSIEAILESLDMSNSGVRNNGGGFYNHRLFWEVMSPNGGGNPSGELADAINDAFGSFEAFKDKFSSAAGSRFGSGWAWLCVHKGGKLEVCSTPNQDNPLMPDTGCEGFPILGLDVWEHAYYLNYQNRRPDYVNAFFNVINWDKVSELYAANK from the coding sequence ATGGCTTTTGAATTACCAAAATTACCCTATGCCTACGATGCATTGGAACCACATATTGATGCTAGGACCATGGAGATACATCATACCAAACATCATAACGGGTATACCACAAAATTAAATAGTGCTATTGAAGGAACCGATTTGGCAAATAAGTCTATTGAGGCTATCTTGGAAAGTCTGGACATGTCTAACAGTGGTGTTAGGAACAATGGCGGCGGATTTTATAACCACCGACTTTTTTGGGAAGTAATGTCGCCAAACGGCGGTGGAAACCCATCAGGAGAATTGGCAGATGCCATAAATGATGCATTTGGCTCATTTGAAGCATTCAAGGATAAATTCAGTAGTGCCGCAGGCTCTAGATTTGGATCGGGCTGGGCATGGTTATGTGTTCACAAAGGAGGAAAACTCGAGGTCTGTTCAACGCCCAACCAAGACAATCCTTTAATGCCGGATACGGGCTGCGAAGGTTTCCCCATTCTTGGGTTGGATGTTTGGGAACATGCGTATTATTTAAACTATCAAAATAGACGGCCGGATTATGTGAATGCATTTTTCAACGTCATTAATTGGGATAAGGTTTCTGAACTTTATGCAGCGAACAAGTAG